Proteins encoded by one window of Aulosira sp. FACHB-615:
- a CDS encoding radical SAM family RiPP maturation amino acid epimerase, translated as MSTQELNHQMKAEFIFPPFDITEYDIDHHADFTTIDQKLLAKFSQIKRFKERWEVDVEFRQQVFTDPHSAFVRHGLKLHPEDVRPIWDEDCNSKWEQGLLEFPLLKLSNEFFERLDYLQNIHLKTAPSNIYIRQWRERQIVRTASQFQPLVNQIVIHAPVSFELCKGCSVGCRFCAVSAPPLTEIFLYTPENSKLWREVLEVMTGFLGTSAGAGFCYWATDPLDNPDYEKFCLDFHAITGFFPRTTTSQPLKYPDRLRSILRYSREKNGVCNRFSILSLKMLDRVYQEFSDEDLLNVQMNFLNEEAEDSVKAHAGRQREINLQKSQGDEEPHAQGTIACVSGFLFNMVERSVKLISPCNANERWPLGYIVYDQGTFVDADDLKSLIERMIRDNMPQTVRLGDVLRFRPDLKYEALVDGFQLSTHVKTFKFRHDSLWKELGVLIHQGNHTTAEITQFFTNKGVLATQTSYYLNLLFERGVLDSEPQI; from the coding sequence ATGTCAACTCAAGAACTAAATCATCAAATGAAAGCAGAATTTATTTTTCCACCTTTTGATATTACAGAATACGATATAGATCACCATGCAGATTTCACCACAATCGATCAAAAATTACTAGCTAAATTTAGTCAAATCAAGCGGTTTAAAGAACGTTGGGAAGTAGACGTAGAGTTTCGTCAACAAGTTTTTACAGATCCTCATAGTGCCTTTGTGCGCCACGGTTTGAAATTACATCCTGAAGATGTCAGACCAATATGGGATGAAGATTGCAATAGCAAGTGGGAACAAGGACTATTAGAGTTTCCACTCTTGAAATTGAGTAATGAGTTCTTTGAAAGGTTGGACTATTTACAAAATATCCACTTAAAGACTGCTCCCAGTAATATCTATATTCGACAATGGCGAGAAAGGCAAATTGTACGTACTGCTAGTCAGTTTCAACCATTGGTTAACCAAATTGTTATTCATGCTCCAGTTTCTTTTGAACTTTGCAAGGGTTGTTCAGTAGGATGCCGATTCTGTGCTGTATCAGCACCCCCTCTCACTGAGATATTCTTATACACTCCTGAAAATTCCAAATTGTGGCGTGAAGTATTAGAAGTGATGACAGGTTTTTTAGGAACTTCTGCGGGTGCTGGCTTTTGCTATTGGGCGACTGATCCCCTAGATAACCCAGACTATGAAAAATTTTGTCTTGATTTTCATGCGATTACGGGATTTTTCCCCCGGACTACAACTAGTCAACCGTTAAAGTATCCAGACCGTCTACGCTCGATTTTAAGATACTCAAGAGAGAAAAACGGTGTATGCAATCGTTTCTCAATTCTGTCTTTGAAGATGTTGGACAGAGTTTATCAAGAGTTTAGCGATGAAGATCTGTTGAATGTGCAAATGAATTTTCTGAATGAAGAGGCAGAAGATTCTGTTAAAGCTCATGCAGGGAGACAACGAGAAATAAACCTCCAAAAAAGTCAAGGAGATGAAGAACCTCATGCACAAGGAACAATTGCTTGTGTATCAGGATTTTTATTTAACATGGTGGAGCGTAGTGTCAAGCTGATTAGCCCTTGTAATGCCAATGAACGATGGCCATTAGGTTATATAGTCTATGATCAAGGAACTTTCGTAGATGCTGATGACCTCAAGAGTTTGATTGAGCGAATGATTCGGGATAATATGCCGCAGACAGTGAGACTAGGCGATGTGTTACGCTTTCGTCCTGATCTGAAGTATGAAGCTCTTGTTGATGGCTTTCAACTTTCTACCCATGTTAAAACCTTCAAGTTCCGTCATGATTCTTTGTGGAAAGAGTTAGGGGTTTTAATCCATCAAGGTAATCACACAACCGCAGAGATTACCCAATTTTTTACGAATAAAGGTGTGTTAGCGACACAAACATCTTACTATCTCAATCTTTTATTTGAGCGTGGGGTTTTAGACTCTGAGCCTCAAATTTAG
- a CDS encoding Pls/PosA family non-ribosomal peptide synthetase — METRYHQSNRPNNYKIVNSFNTQFDNFSHTEIPQRLHYFFENRCDIDPDAVALICDAELLTYGELDLRANKLANYLVNQGINQGDRIGILLERSINTYVTLLAILKSGAAFIPLDASFPQDRITFIAENASLNLLISTTKFSELTAGVGCQVLMLDAVAEDIAKQPKTRILLSDAQDELCYIIYTSGSTGRPKGVAVNHSNICSFISICTPIYGVKSCDRIYQGIIIAFDFSIEEIWPTFAVGATLIVGPTDHRKIGSDLADFLIEQQVTMLYCVPTLLATVDKDVPSIHTLIVGGEACPQDLVKRWSIGGRRMLNTYGPTETTVTALWTELVPDKPVTIGKPLPYYSVYILDEHLQEVPPGEIGEICIGGIGVTQGYVNLPEKTAAKFIPNPFTVGEKEEKLYRSGDLGRFTPDGEIEYLGRIDHQVKIRGYRIELTEIEAVLLEDQEVENAIVSLVSINDADKELVAYITLHIPVTDSQALKHRLYNSLSSRLPNYMVPAFLEILDAIPTLPNGKADRSQLPNPTTKRVSKNSGLYVPPATELEQELANAWGQIFGNDHISVEEDFFADLGGHSLFAARIISNLRQQPTLQYLSIADLYSHTTIRSLANHIESIQKQHSASVRSNPRTVRHHSNLRVWLSGSIQIVMLYVLFIVFGMPFILLLEDFHEWSSPLVVFAEISIFSMMWFVMSLTLPIIAKWLLIGKFRPGRYPLWGWYYCRWWLVRKTIDIAPLDYLAGSPLMPLYMRLLGGKIGEGCHIGTKDLHLPDLITIEDGVSIGYGVQVQPFIVEDGWLYQAPIKIEANSFIGTNSVVMLGSHVGRGVQLDEQSLVAQDQVIPDYQVWAGSPSQPITDADPILKEMNYRKTPSVQLSPRLWMGFVAGFILLDALPFIIFTPGLIFEYAVSQGQLLKGLLYTPIAGLLYGLTTCAVVAFGKWLVMPNTRPGIFPENSGFGLRKWLADKFMFTSLSLTNTLYATLYTMPWLRLLGAKVGPRSEVSTVSQIDPDLLRLGSESFVADFATIGAAKYYNGFFALGATEIGSRSFVGNAALVPSSTYLGDHSLIGVLSVPPNQPVSSGSSWLGSPAIFLPRRQQDECFDERVTFRPPLKLVFGRLAIEFVRIVLPLTLIYVLFIENLVGLAWLTSKVSTPMLIVLSPGLFIASSFLVTLFVAILKWIVVGRYRPRVEPLWSIFVRRTEFITGLYETVAVPFLLRWFTGTPLLAPLLGLFGAKIGRRVYMETTYLTEFDLVRVADDAAIANLVSLQTHLFEDRVMKMSKLRIGRGCSVGPRSVVLYDSEMEAGAKLDALSLVMKGEMLPFQSHWQGIPSRAVN, encoded by the coding sequence ATGGAAACTAGATATCATCAGTCAAATAGACCAAATAATTACAAAATTGTCAACTCTTTCAATACTCAGTTTGACAATTTTAGTCACACAGAAATACCACAACGTCTGCATTACTTTTTTGAAAATCGATGTGATATTGATCCTGATGCTGTGGCTTTGATATGTGATGCCGAGTTGCTCACTTATGGAGAACTTGATCTACGAGCCAATAAGTTGGCTAATTACTTAGTCAATCAAGGTATCAATCAAGGGGACAGAATTGGTATTCTGTTGGAACGCTCAATTAATACCTATGTGACGTTGCTGGCTATACTCAAGAGTGGTGCGGCTTTCATCCCTCTAGATGCCTCCTTTCCCCAAGATAGAATCACCTTTATTGCAGAAAACGCATCTCTGAATTTACTGATTAGTACCACAAAATTCAGTGAACTAACTGCTGGGGTTGGCTGTCAAGTTTTGATGTTGGATGCTGTAGCTGAAGATATTGCCAAACAGCCAAAAACGCGGATTTTGTTGTCAGATGCACAAGACGAACTCTGTTACATTATCTATACTTCCGGCTCGACTGGCAGACCTAAAGGTGTAGCTGTCAATCACTCTAATATATGCAGCTTTATCTCTATTTGTACACCAATCTATGGCGTAAAGAGTTGCGATCGCATTTATCAAGGGATTATCATCGCCTTTGATTTCTCCATTGAGGAAATTTGGCCTACCTTCGCTGTGGGAGCTACTTTGATTGTCGGCCCTACCGACCATCGCAAAATCGGCTCAGACTTGGCTGATTTCTTGATTGAACAGCAGGTAACAATGCTCTACTGTGTTCCTACCCTCCTAGCAACAGTAGATAAAGATGTCCCCTCCATCCATACTTTAATAGTCGGCGGTGAAGCCTGTCCCCAGGATTTAGTGAAGCGTTGGAGTATTGGGGGACGGCGGATGCTGAATACTTACGGCCCGACCGAAACAACAGTTACAGCTTTGTGGACGGAATTAGTCCCAGACAAACCAGTCACTATCGGTAAACCCCTACCATACTACAGTGTTTATATCCTCGATGAGCATCTACAAGAAGTTCCACCAGGTGAGATTGGAGAAATCTGCATTGGGGGAATTGGTGTCACCCAAGGTTATGTAAATCTTCCCGAAAAAACTGCCGCTAAGTTCATCCCCAACCCCTTTACTGTAGGTGAGAAAGAAGAAAAACTATATCGTAGTGGTGATTTAGGTCGATTTACCCCAGATGGTGAAATAGAATATTTAGGGCGCATTGACCATCAAGTTAAAATTCGGGGTTATCGTATCGAACTAACAGAAATTGAAGCAGTTTTACTAGAAGATCAAGAAGTAGAGAATGCTATTGTCTCCCTGGTATCTATTAATGATGCAGACAAAGAATTAGTTGCTTATATCACACTACATATTCCTGTCACTGATTCTCAAGCTCTCAAACATCGCCTGTATAACTCGCTGAGTAGCCGTCTGCCTAACTACATGGTGCCAGCATTCCTTGAAATTTTGGATGCGATTCCCACATTACCCAATGGTAAAGCTGACCGTTCACAGCTACCAAATCCCACGACTAAGAGAGTCAGCAAAAACTCTGGTTTATATGTGCCACCAGCTACAGAGCTTGAACAAGAACTAGCTAATGCTTGGGGTCAGATTTTCGGCAATGATCATATATCTGTTGAAGAAGACTTCTTTGCTGATTTAGGTGGTCATTCTCTTTTTGCGGCGCGTATCATCTCTAACTTGAGACAGCAACCAACATTACAGTATCTTTCTATTGCTGATTTATATTCCCACACAACTATCCGATCGCTTGCCAATCACATCGAAAGCATCCAAAAACAACATAGTGCATCTGTTCGGTCAAATCCACGTACAGTTAGACATCATAGTAACTTGCGAGTCTGGTTGAGTGGGAGCATACAAATAGTTATGCTCTATGTCCTCTTTATCGTTTTCGGAATGCCATTCATCTTACTGTTAGAGGACTTTCATGAATGGTCATCACCACTGGTAGTTTTTGCGGAAATCAGCATATTTTCTATGATGTGGTTTGTGATGAGTCTCACACTCCCAATCATCGCTAAATGGTTGCTCATTGGTAAGTTTCGTCCAGGCCGCTATCCCTTGTGGGGTTGGTATTATTGCCGTTGGTGGTTAGTGAGAAAAACTATAGATATTGCCCCACTTGATTATCTAGCTGGTTCGCCTCTCATGCCCTTATATATGCGGTTATTGGGTGGAAAGATTGGTGAAGGCTGTCATATCGGCACGAAAGATTTACATCTGCCTGATTTAATCACAATTGAAGACGGGGTGAGTATTGGCTATGGTGTTCAGGTACAGCCTTTTATAGTGGAAGATGGATGGTTATATCAAGCACCCATCAAGATTGAGGCTAATAGCTTTATTGGGACTAATTCAGTAGTCATGCTTGGTAGTCATGTAGGTCGGGGAGTGCAGTTAGATGAACAGTCTTTAGTAGCACAAGACCAAGTGATTCCAGATTATCAGGTTTGGGCTGGGTCGCCCTCCCAACCAATTACCGATGCTGATCCGATTTTGAAGGAAATGAACTACCGCAAAACCCCCTCGGTGCAATTGTCGCCAAGACTTTGGATGGGTTTTGTCGCTGGATTTATCTTGCTTGATGCTCTACCCTTTATTATTTTCACTCCAGGGTTAATTTTTGAGTACGCGGTATCCCAAGGACAACTGCTCAAAGGTCTTTTATACACACCCATTGCCGGTTTATTGTATGGACTGACAACCTGTGCTGTAGTCGCCTTTGGTAAGTGGTTGGTAATGCCCAATACTCGTCCTGGGATTTTTCCAGAAAATTCTGGTTTTGGTTTGCGTAAGTGGCTGGCTGACAAATTTATGTTTACGAGTTTGTCACTAACTAATACGCTCTACGCCACCCTTTATACTATGCCTTGGCTGCGTCTGTTGGGGGCGAAAGTCGGGCCGAGATCAGAAGTTTCGACTGTATCGCAGATTGATCCAGACTTGCTGAGATTGGGTAGTGAAAGTTTTGTGGCTGACTTTGCTACGATTGGTGCGGCTAAATATTACAATGGCTTCTTTGCCTTGGGAGCTACTGAAATTGGTAGTCGTTCCTTTGTGGGTAACGCTGCTTTAGTCCCTAGCAGCACATATCTTGGGGATCATAGCTTAATTGGGGTGTTGTCTGTACCTCCTAATCAACCAGTATCTTCTGGTTCATCATGGCTTGGTTCACCAGCAATTTTCCTTCCACGTCGTCAGCAAGATGAGTGTTTTGATGAAAGAGTGACTTTCCGTCCACCTCTAAAACTGGTTTTTGGTCGTCTTGCTATTGAGTTTGTGCGGATTGTTTTACCACTAACCCTTATATATGTGCTGTTCATTGAGAATCTTGTCGGGTTAGCTTGGTTGACATCAAAAGTATCAACACCAATGCTGATAGTTTTGTCACCAGGACTATTTATAGCCTCTTCGTTTTTGGTAACTCTTTTCGTGGCGATATTGAAATGGATAGTAGTTGGACGCTATCGACCGCGTGTAGAGCCTTTGTGGTCTATCTTTGTGCGTCGTACAGAGTTTATTACTGGCTTATATGAAACTGTCGCTGTACCATTTTTACTCAGATGGTTTACTGGGACACCATTGTTAGCACCGCTTTTAGGTTTATTTGGGGCAAAAATCGGTCGCCGAGTTTACATGGAGACTACGTATTTAACCGAGTTTGATTTAGTGCGGGTTGCTGATGATGCGGCGATCGCTAATTTGGTATCTCTGCAAACTCATTTGTTTGAAGACCGCGTGATGAAAATGTCCAAATTAAGAATCGGTCGTGGTTGTAGTGTTGGGCCTCGTTCTGTAGTTCTATATGACTCGGAAATGGAAGCTGGAGCAAAATTAGATGCTTTATCTCTAGTGATGAAAGGTGAAATGCTACCATTTCAAAGCCATTGGCAAGGTATTCCATCTCGCGCAGTTAACTAA
- a CDS encoding radical SAM family RiPP maturation amino acid epimerase translates to MMHTEELRQEIIARSFNIKEFCLDYHDSFQTIDQVDPQLLSKFSQVKRFQEHWEADSKFREQVVEDPYSAFLRYGLKLNPEDVRPKWDKNCKNISDFPLLTLSQAFFDRLDKVTDIDSDVSHLNIRAWRERQIARTASQFNLAVHKVIQHIPVCFELSKGCSVGCRFCAVSALKFSDIFLYTPENAQLWRGVLEVITDFLGSAAGKGFCYWATDPLDNPDYEKFCHDFHAITGSLPQMTTAQPLKNVEQTRAILKLSKEKNGICNRFSILSLKMLDRVYQEFSDEELLNVQMNFLNEEAENAVKAHAGRQRQANLQKGQGDEEAHRQGTIACVSGFLFNMVERSVKLISPCNADERWPLGYMVYDQGTFVDADDLKILIERMIQDHMPRILRPSDLIRFRRDLNYQTLVDGFQLSTRIKTFKFHHDVLWQELGALIHHGQYTTAEITELLTLKGVTSARISCYLNVLFERGVLDSEPQPQEG, encoded by the coding sequence ATGATGCACACTGAAGAGTTACGACAAGAAATAATTGCACGTTCTTTTAACATTAAAGAATTTTGTTTAGATTACCACGATAGTTTTCAAACTATCGATCAGGTTGATCCGCAACTCCTAAGTAAATTTAGTCAAGTTAAGCGGTTTCAAGAACATTGGGAAGCAGATAGTAAATTTCGGGAACAAGTCGTTGAAGATCCTTACAGTGCATTTTTGCGCTATGGGTTGAAACTAAATCCTGAAGATGTCAGACCTAAATGGGATAAAAACTGTAAAAATATATCAGATTTTCCACTGCTAACACTAAGTCAGGCATTTTTTGATCGCTTAGATAAAGTAACAGATATCGATTCTGATGTTAGTCACTTAAATATTCGTGCATGGCGGGAAAGACAAATTGCACGTACCGCCAGCCAATTTAACTTAGCTGTTCACAAAGTAATTCAACACATCCCAGTTTGTTTTGAATTGAGCAAGGGTTGTTCTGTGGGATGTCGATTCTGTGCTGTATCTGCACTGAAATTTAGCGATATTTTCTTATATACTCCCGAAAATGCTCAATTATGGCGCGGCGTGCTAGAAGTCATCACAGACTTTTTAGGTTCTGCGGCTGGGAAAGGTTTTTGCTATTGGGCTACTGATCCTCTAGATAACCCAGATTATGAAAAGTTTTGCCATGATTTTCACGCCATTACTGGTTCTCTCCCCCAGATGACGACTGCTCAACCTCTGAAAAATGTTGAGCAAACACGGGCAATTTTAAAACTCTCAAAAGAGAAAAATGGTATCTGCAATCGCTTTTCAATTCTGTCTTTGAAGATGTTAGACAGAGTTTATCAAGAGTTTAGCGATGAAGAACTGTTGAATGTGCAGATGAATTTTCTCAATGAAGAGGCAGAAAATGCTGTTAAAGCTCATGCAGGGAGACAGCGACAAGCAAACCTGCAAAAAGGTCAAGGAGATGAAGAGGCTCACAGACAAGGAACAATTGCTTGTGTGTCAGGATTTTTATTTAATATGGTGGAGCGCAGTGTCAAGCTGATTAGCCCTTGTAATGCTGATGAACGCTGGCCATTGGGTTATATGGTTTATGATCAAGGCACTTTTGTAGATGCTGATGACCTGAAGATTTTGATTGAAAGGATGATTCAGGATCATATGCCGCGAATCCTCAGACCTAGCGACTTGATCCGCTTCCGGCGTGATCTGAATTATCAAACTCTGGTGGATGGTTTTCAACTCTCAACTCGCATTAAAACTTTTAAATTTCACCATGATGTGTTATGGCAGGAGTTAGGTGCTTTAATTCACCACGGTCAGTATACAACCGCAGAGATTACAGAGTTGTTAACTCTTAAAGGAGTGACATCAGCAAGAATATCTTGTTATCTGAATGTTTTGTTTGAGCGCGGAGTGTTAGATTCTGAGCCTCAACCGCAAGAGGGATAA
- a CDS encoding NHLP leader peptide family RiPP precursor yields the protein MSGQEFSRHEFNAQIAAKTWQDAAFRQELLSNPKAAIAKELGTTMPDNLQIHVFEEDNNNIYLVIPPVPGVEEELSDEALEQVAGGYVATRKRGRVFIIG from the coding sequence ATGTCAGGACAAGAATTTTCACGTCATGAGTTTAACGCACAAATCGCTGCAAAAACTTGGCAGGATGCTGCATTTAGACAAGAGTTATTATCTAATCCCAAAGCAGCTATAGCCAAAGAATTGGGAACAACTATGCCTGATAATTTGCAGATTCATGTGTTTGAAGAAGATAATAACAACATCTATCTAGTGATTCCACCAGTACCAGGTGTGGAAGAAGAACTAAGCGATGAGGCATTAGAGCAAGTTGCTGGTGGCTATGTAGCAACTAGAAAGAGAGGCAGGGTCTTTATCATAGGTTAA